The Brassica oleracea var. oleracea cultivar TO1000 chromosome C6, BOL, whole genome shotgun sequence genome includes a region encoding these proteins:
- the LOC106298052 gene encoding uncharacterized protein LOC106298052 codes for MPFGLKNAGATYQRLVNKMFADKLGITMEVYIDDMLVKSLHSIDHLRHLQECFETLNKYGMKLNPAKCTFGVSSGEFLGYIVTQRGIEANPKQISAVLNLPSPRNSRECLPFYDLLRGNKKFIWDEKCEDAFIQLKQYLTTPPVLAKPDVGDVLSLYVAVSQAAVSSVLIKEDRGEQKPIFYTSRRMTGPETRYPTLEKMALTVVEAARKLRPYFQSHSVEVLTDQPLRTILQNTNRSGRLTKWAIELGELDITYKNRTAAKSQVLADFLVELAPELEQDLILPSSNWTLHVDGSSTNKGAGAGVQLQSPTGELIRQSFSFGFPSSNNEAEYESLIAGLRLPKALPVSSAATTIPATTEWTPYRMDAYLKIVQSLAAEFEFFELIKVPRGENICTDALAALGSKLHDQVKRTIPIHRIEKPSIDILTDQTLVVAPVIEPTTPDDDGFGPDWRIAFIDYLSKGELPNDKWAARRLKTRSAHYVVLDDELHRWTASKVLLKCIHGDETARVMAETHEGAGGNHSGGRALAIKVRSLGFFWPTMNADCESYARSCDKCQRHALAIKVRSLGFFWPTMNADCESYARSCDKRFILVLTDYFTKWIKAEAYAQVIDKEVRSFVWKNIICRHGLPYEIVTDNGSQFMSGNFKEFCGKWNIRLSPSTPRYPQGNGQAESSNKLIIDGIKKRLDLKKGHWADELDGVLWSHRTTPRGSTKSTPFSLAYGVEAMAPAEVNISSLRRSKMPQYVELNKEMLLDALDEKEERRDQALLRIHNYQHQIESYYNKRVRARPLELGDLVMRKVFENTKELNAGKLGARWEGPYKIIKVVKPGVYRLQTSRGEEVPRSWNSMHLRRFYS; via the exons ATGCCGTTCGGTTTGAAGAACGCCGGAGCAACCTACCAACGACTTGTGAACAAGATGTTCGCAGATAAGCTGGGCATCACCATGGAAGTGTACATCGACGACATGTTGGTTAAGTCGCTCCATTCCATTGATCACCTCCGTCATCTTCAAGAATGTTTCGAAACTCTCAACAAATACGGCATGAAGCTGAACCCAGCAAAGTGCACATTCGGAGTCTCTTCAGGCGAATTCCTCGGCTATATAGTCACACAGCGAGGAATCGAGGCAAACCCGAAGCAAATATCCGCGGTCCTGAACCTCCCAAGTCCGAGGAACAGTAGAGAA TGCCTCCCCTTTTACGATCTCTTGCGGGGAAACAAGAAGTTCATTTGGGATGAGAAGTGCGAGGATGCATTTATTCAACTCAAGCAATACTTGACAACACCTCCAGTACTCGCTAAGCCGGACGTCGGTGATGTTCTATCTCTCTATGTCGCGGTGTCACAAGCTGCAGTCAGCAGCGTTCTGATAAAGGAAGACCGCGGCGAACAAAAGCCCATCTTCTACACAAGCAGACGCATGACTGGACCAGAGACGCGATACCCGACTCTGGAAAAGATGGCTTTAACAGTTGTCGAGGCAGCAAGAAAGCTTCGACCGTATTTCCAGTCACATTCAGTGGAGGTACTGACTGATCAACCTCTCCGAACGATACTCCAAAACACCAACAGATCTGGCAGACTCACGAAGTGGGCCATCGAACTCGGCGAGCTCGATATTACCTACAAGAACCGCACAGCGGCGAAGTCCCAAGTCCTTGCGGACTTCCTGGTCGAGTTGGCCCCAGAATTGGAACAAGATCTTATACTCCCAAGCTCAAACTGGACGCTGCACGTCGATGGGTCATCGACCAACAAGGGAGCAGGGGCCGGAGTCCAACTACAGTCCCCGACCGGAGAGCTAATCAGACAGTCTTTCAGCTTTGGCTTTCCCTCGTCAAACAACGAAGCAGAATACGAATCTCTGATCGCCGGACTCCGCTTACCAAAAGCC TTGCCAGTCAGTTCAGCGGCGACTACGATTCCCGCAACGACCGAATGGACGCCTTACCGAATGGACGCCTATCTCAAAATAGTGCAAAGCCTGGCAGCAGAGTTCGAGTTTTTCGAACTCATCAAAGTTCCAAGAGGCGAAAACATCTGCACCGACGCCCTCGCGGCCCTTGGCAGCAAACTTCATGATCAAGTTAAACGCACTATCCCAATACATCGTATCGAGAAACCAAGCATCGACATATTAACCGATCAAACACTCGTCGTTGCCCCAGTCATCGAACCCACTACCCCAGATGACGACGGATTTGGTCCTGATTGGAGAATTGCGTTTATCGACTACCTCTCGAAGGGAGAACTCCCAAACGACAAATGGGCAGCTCGCCGACTAAAAACACGCAGCGCCCATTACGTCGTTCTTGACGATGAACTACACCGCTGGACCGCGAGTAAAGTGCTCCTAAAATGCATTCATGGCGACGAGACAGCAAGGGTTATGGCGGAGACGCACGAAGGCGCTGGCGGAAATCATTCGGGCGGACGTGCATTAGCAATCAAAGTAAGGAGCTTAGGCTTCTTCTGGCCAACAATGAACGCAGATTGCGAGTCTTACGCGAGAAGCTGTGACAAGTGCCAACGGCACGCATTAGCGATCAAAGTAAGGAGCTTGGGATTCTTCTGGCCAACAATGAACGCAGACTGCGAGTCTTACGCGAGAAGCTGCGACAA ACGCTTCATCCTCGTCCTCACCGACTACTTCACCAAATGGATCAAAGCTGAAGCATACGCTCAAGTCATAGACAAAGAAGTCCGCAGTTTCGTCTGGAAAAATATTATTTGCCGCCACGGTTTACCTTATGAGATCGTTACCGATAACGGATCGCAGTTCATGTCAGGCAACTTCAAGGAGTTCTGTGGCAAATGGAACATTCGACTAAGCCCCTCCACTCCTCGTTACCCGCAAGGTAATGGCCAGGCAGAATCCTCCAATAAACTCATCATCGATGGCATTAAAAAGCGTCTGGATCTGAAAAAGGGTCACTGGGCTGACGAGCTCGACGGAGTCCTATGGAGCCATCGCACAACCCCGCGAGGATCGACAAAATCGACACCTTTCTCCCTCGCCTACGGCGTAGAAGCCATGGCTCCCGCTGAAGTCAACATTTCAAGCCTCCGACGCTCCAAGATGCCTCAATACGTCGAACTCAACAAGGAAATGCTACTCGACGCCCTGGATGAGAAAGAAGAACGACGAGATCAAGCTCTGCTGCGCATCCATAACTATCAACACCAAATCGAGAGTTACTACAACAAAAGGGTCCGTGCCCGACCTCTGGAACTCGGTGACCTCGTCATGCGAAAGGTGTTTGAAAACACTAAGGAGCTAAACGCCGGTAAACTCGGCGCCAGGTGGGAGGGACCTTACAAAATCATCAAAGTCGTCAAACCTGGAGTATACCGACTTCAAACTTCACGTGGCGAAGAAGTTCCCCGATCATGGAACTCGATGCACCTAAGACGTTTCTACTCGTAG